From the Thermococcus sp. genome, one window contains:
- a CDS encoding AAA family ATPase: VVIIAATNRPDILDPALLRPGRFDRLILVPAPDEKARLEILRVHTRNVPLAEDVKLEELAKGTEGYTGADIEALVREAAMLAMRRALQDGIIKPGMKADEIRGKVKVTMNDFEKALEKIGPSVGEGTMEYYRRIQEQFKQSRG; the protein is encoded by the coding sequence GAGTCGTCATCATAGCCGCAACGAACAGGCCGGACATCTTGGACCCGGCCCTGCTGAGACCCGGAAGGTTCGACAGGCTCATACTCGTTCCAGCACCAGACGAGAAGGCCAGACTGGAGATACTCAGGGTACACACAAGGAACGTGCCACTGGCCGAGGATGTTAAGCTTGAAGAGCTCGCCAAGGGGACCGAGGGTTACACCGGAGCGGACATCGAAGCCCTCGTCAGAGAGGCTGCGATGCTCGCCATGCGCAGGGCCCTGCAGGATGGCATCATAAAGCCCGGTATGAAGGCCGACGAGATAAGGGGGAAAGTCAAGGTAACGATGAATGACTTTGAAAAAGCCCTCGAAAAGATCGGTCCAAGCGTGGGCGAGGGGACCATGGAATACTACAGGAGGATACAAGAGCAGTTCAAGCAGTCCCGCGGTTGA